The following are from one region of the Salvia splendens isolate huo1 chromosome 2, SspV2, whole genome shotgun sequence genome:
- the LOC121763914 gene encoding protein OCTOPUS-like produces MNTTSADPTAPPPPPQQQPPRSSFSCDRHPIEQFTGFCPSCLCERLTILDSSSSDTPSSSRRPSSAAAVAIKSLFSSISKPKPLKPATFLPELRRSKSFSSSKNEALGLSFEPQRKSCDVRARSSLSTLDEPTNNPIPSFSSNQSHQITKKIESCVVGEVQNGESFRDPQNVEEGRSIAFVDDEGDEIRPVQDSHLESVELSLTSGEIVEEVFSLSNLKPMKDHIDLNSQEKKSSGGKIWAAASVFSKKWSNWRRKHKVKKQSNGENLATLPVEKPISRQFRETQSEVADYGFGRRSCDTDPRFSLDAGRMSFDDARYSFEEPRASWDGHLIGRSFPRMAPMVSVMEDARPDMQIPVEELTKKCGGGDDEGVPGGSSQTREYYLDSRRRKSLDRSSSIRKAVAAEIDEVKISPVAKGLVSNSMKDDLSETFELSSGLNPSEGKEEKKSRRWGWKIWGFIQRRNGVSKEEQDGRGNGVERSLSESWQGNRSMLRSNSSVSWRNGSNVEGSGRRSSVEGKRRGSEFTVERNRDWNWNRSGRYSPKEIDNGLLQFYLMRGGGRGGGMGKIKPANSQPIATSLLHLY; encoded by the coding sequence ATGAATACCACTTCTGCAGACCCAACTGCACCTCCACCTCCGCCGCAGCAGCAACCGCCGCGGTCATCTTTCAGCTGCGATCGCCACCCCATCGAGCAATTCACCGGATTCTGCCCGTCCTGCCTCTGCGAGCGCCTCACCATCCTCGACAGCTCCTCCTCCGACACCCCTTCCTCCTCTCGCCGCCCCtcttccgccgccgccgtcgcaATCAAATCCCTCTTCTCATCCATTTCCAAGCCCAAGCCCTTAAAACCCGCCACCTTCCTCCCCGAACTCCGCCGCTCGAAATCATTCTCCTCATCCAAGAATGAAGCTTTAGGGCTATCCTTCGAGCCCCAGAGGAAATCCTGCGACGTTAGAGCCAGAAGCTCTCTTTCCACGCTCGACGAACCCACTAACAACCCAATTCCTTCTTTTTCATCCAATCAAAGTCAtcaaattaccaaaaaaatcGAATCTTGCGTAGTCGGAGAAGTCCAAAATGGGGAAAGTTTCAGAGATCCCCAAAATGTAGAGGAAGGAAGAAGTATCGCATTCGTGGACGACGAAGGAGATGAAATTAGGCCTGTTCAAGATTCCCATTTGGAATCGGTGGAGTTAAGCTTAACCAGCGGCGAAATCGTGGAGGAAGTTTTTAGTTTGAGTAATCTGAAGCCGATGAAGGATCACATAGATCTCAATTCTCAGGAAAAGAAGAGCTCAGGAGGGAAAATCTGGGCTGCTGCTTCTGTTTTCAGCAAGAAATGGAGTAACTGGAGAAGGAAACACAAGGTCAAGAAACAGAGCAATGGCGAAAACCTTGCCACATTGCCTGTCGAAAAGCCGATTTCGAGGCAGTTTAGGGAGACTCAGTCTGAGGTTGCTGATTATGGATTTGGGAGGAGATCTTGCGACACCGATCCTAGATTCTctcttgacgccgggaggatgAGCTTTGACGATGCACGATATTCGTTTGAGGAGCCTCGTGCATCTTGGGATGGCCATCTCATCGGGAGGAGTTTCCCGAGAATGGCGCCTATGGTCTCTGTGATGGAGGATGCACGCCCTGATATGCAGATTCCGGTGGAGGAGCTGACTAAGAAGTGTGGTGGTGGTGATGATGAAGGTGTGCCCGGGGGATCATCGCAGACGAGGGAGTACTATCTAGACTCGCGGAGGAGGAAGAGTCTCGATAGGTCTAGTTCGATAAGGAAGGCTGTGGCTGCTGAGATTGATGAAGTTAAGATTTCACCGGTCGCGAAAGGATTGGTCTCGAACTCTATGAAAGATGATCTCTCGGAGACGTTTGAATTGAGCAGCGGTCTCAATCCAAGCGAGGGGAAGGAGGAAAAGAAGTCGAGGAGATGGGGGTGGAAGATTTGGGGGTTTATACAACGACGGAATGGTGTGAGCAAGGAGGAGCAGGATGGTAGGGGGAACGGGGTGGAGAGGTCGCTGTCTGAGTCGTGGCAGGGGAATAGGAGCATGTTGAGGAGCAATAGCAGTGTGAGTTGGAGAAACGGGAGCAACGTTGAGGGTAGTGGTAGGAGATCGAGTGTGGAGGGGAAGAGGAGGGGGAGTGAGTTCACGGTGGAGAGGAATCGGGATTGGAATTGGAATCGTAGTGGTAGATATTCGCCTAAAGAGATCGACAACGGGCTCCTCCAGTTCTACTTGATGAGGGGAGGCGGGCGAGGAGGGGGGATGGGGAAGATCAAGCCGGCAAACTCGCAGCCGATTGCAACAAGTTTGCTGCACCTCTACTAA
- the LOC121763882 gene encoding transcription factor DIVARICATA-like, translating to MKREIASYISNSSNWLFEDGSKWTAEENKRFETALALFDKDTPDRWHNVASMIPGKSVADVIRQYRDLVDDVSDIEAGLIPVPGYSNNSFTLEWTADHGLPKRSASAHNRKKGVPWTEDEHRQFLLGLNKYGKGDWRNISRNFVTTRTPTQVASHAQKYFIRQLSGGKDKRRSSIHDITTVDLDETKSHKDGSDSPSMVRATDDSELSDQMGFGPSTNIDYHLLRNSSIGHQHFHGSTIFHINPTPNL from the exons atgaagagagaaatcGCTTCCTATATTAGCAATTCATCCAACTGGCTGTTCGAAGACGGCTCGAAATGGACGGCGGAGGAGAACAAGCGCTTCGAGACTGCGCTGGCATTGTTCGACAAGGACACCCCCGACCGCTGGCACAATGTGGCCTCCATGATCCCGGGAAAATCTGTCGCCGACGTCATTAGACAGTACCGTGATTTAGTCGATGACGTCAGCGACATCGAAGCCGGCCTCATCCCGGTTCCCGGCTACTCCAACAACTCATTCACACTCGAGTGGACGGCCGATCACGGCCTCCCCAAACGCAGCGCCTCAGCCCACAACCGCAAGAAGGGCGTCCCGTGGACCGAAGATGAACACAG ACAGTTTTTGTTGGGATTGAACAAGTATGGTAAGGGGGATTGGAGGAACATCTCGCGCAATTTTGTGACAACGAGGACTCCAACACAGGTTGCTAGCCATGCTCAGAAGTATTTCATTAGGCAGTTGTCGGGAGGGAAGGATAAAAGGAGATCGAGCATACACGACATCACGACCGTTGATCTTGATGAAACGAAATCGCACAAGGACGGCTCTGATTCGCCGAGCATGGTTAGAGCCACAGATGATTCCGAGCTGAGTGATCAAATGGGGTTTGGCCCTTCAACAAATATTGACTATCATCTACTGAGGAATTCATCCATTGGGCACCAGCATTTTCATGGTAGTACTATTTTTCACATTAATCCAACTCCAAATCTTTGA
- the LOC121763893 gene encoding uncharacterized protein LOC121763893: MISLKAIQTAFTPNHGPFPRRESLKKRRTSLSLCNSKNSDEETPPTQQGDKRKQELLARIAMLQTQKVRLTDFLDERSEYLTQFAEEANAEIDLIGENALKELDEAGARIMGNIESRMQAFEESMELNKVEIEENEKMVENFEGQIQKERNEGMFFKNLGEKKPVDIAQAKEEAEKIKEVTKKSAGSVMRRNIYLALMGLVVIGIADASVSSSPDWRKVAFLGVILAGLITQFFYEKSMSSETEQEKSKESKSD; this comes from the exons ATGATATCTCTGAAAGCAATCCAAACTGCCTTCACCCCCAACCATGGCCCCTTCCCAAGAAGAGAATCCTTGAAGAAGAGGAGGACAAGCCTCTCCCTCTGCAACTCCAAAAACTCAGATGAAGAAACTCCACCAACACAACAAGGGGACAAGCGCAAGCAGGAACTCCTTGCCAGGATTGCAATGCTCCAAACCCAAAAGGTCCGGCTCACCGATTTCTTGGACGAAAGATCGGAATATCTAACCCAGTTTGCCGAGGAAGCCAATGCCGAAATCGACCTGATTGGAGAAAATGCCCTCAAGGAATTGGATGAAGCTGGTGCCAGG ATAATGGGAAATATAGAGAGTCGAATGCAAGCGTTCGAGGAGTCTATGGAGCTCAACAAGGTGGAGATTGAGGAGAATGAGAAAATGGTGGAGAACTTCGAAGGCCAGATTCAGAAGGAACGAAACGAAGGGATGTTCTTCAAGAACTTGGGGGAGAAAAAGCCCGTCGACATTGCACAAGCTAAGGAAGAGGCGGAAAAGATCAAGGAGGTGACCAAGAAAAGTGCTGGTTCGGTGATGAGACGGAATATTTACCTTGCTCTGATGGGGTTGGTCGTTATTGGAATTGCTGATGCCTCAGTATCTTCATCGCCTGACTGGAGGAAGGTAGCGTTTCTTGGAGTTATTTTGGCGGGACTGATCACTCAATTCTTCTATGAAAAGAGTATGTCATCAGAAACAGAACAAGAGAAGAGTAAAGAATCTAAGAGTGActga